In Oceanobacillus sp. FSL K6-2867, one DNA window encodes the following:
- a CDS encoding DNA topoisomerase III — translation MSKIVVLAEKPSVGRDIARVLGCTKKGNGYLEGSKYIVTWALGHLVTLADPEVYDDKYKTWRMEDLPMLPPKLKPVVIKKTGKQFQVVKSQLTRKDVSEVVIATDAGREGELVARWILEKARIKKPIKRLWISSVTDKAIRDGFKNLKPGAKYVHLYESAVARSEADWYVGLNATRALTTKHNAQLSSGRVQTPTLAMIAAREQEIKEFKPRKYYGIEARTDKVFKLTWLDEKNNSRIFSEDKAERLQIQLKNKPATVVQVDKQHKKKFAPQLYDLTELQRDANRIFNFSGKQTLSIMQKLYEQHKVLTYPRTDSRVISSDIVPTLKVRVKACGVDEYAKSAAKILKKDLKLSKAVVDNAKVSDHHAIIPTEQPVLLADLDDREVKIYDLVVKRFLAVLSDAYEFEQTTITAEIDSERFIAKGKVIKKLGWKEIYSNRKDDDDHQDDQRLPAVHKGNELTNIRISRTEGETKPPERFTEGSLLQAMENPVRYMSSDEKHLAKTINQTGGIGTVATRADIIEKLFNNMYMELKGKYIHLTPTGRQLLDLVPEDLRSPALTAEWEQKLALIAEGKLAKEKFISEIKTYTKEAVQEIKNSGDTFKHDNMTGTKCPSCGKLMLEIKNKQGRKLVCQDRSCGHKKNIAKQTNARCPNCHKRMELRGEGDGQMFMCKCGHREKLSTFNARKQEEKKHKVSKKDVNKYLKKQDDGFKNNALADALAKMKK, via the coding sequence ATGAGTAAAATAGTTGTATTAGCAGAGAAACCATCTGTGGGTCGTGACATTGCAAGGGTGCTTGGATGTACGAAAAAGGGGAATGGTTATCTTGAAGGTTCGAAATATATTGTAACGTGGGCACTTGGTCATCTGGTTACATTAGCAGATCCGGAAGTCTACGATGATAAATATAAAACATGGCGTATGGAAGATTTGCCGATGCTCCCGCCGAAATTAAAGCCAGTCGTTATTAAGAAGACAGGCAAACAATTTCAGGTTGTCAAATCCCAGTTAACACGCAAGGACGTCAGTGAAGTCGTTATTGCTACCGATGCCGGACGTGAAGGGGAGCTGGTTGCCCGCTGGATCTTGGAAAAGGCCCGAATTAAGAAGCCGATTAAACGTTTATGGATTTCTTCGGTTACCGATAAAGCGATACGTGATGGTTTTAAAAATCTCAAGCCTGGTGCAAAGTATGTGCATTTGTATGAATCGGCAGTAGCAAGGTCTGAAGCTGATTGGTATGTTGGCCTGAATGCAACACGTGCATTAACGACAAAGCATAATGCTCAATTGTCCAGTGGCCGAGTTCAAACGCCAACACTTGCGATGATTGCTGCAAGAGAGCAGGAAATCAAAGAGTTTAAGCCAAGGAAATATTACGGTATTGAAGCCAGAACAGACAAAGTATTTAAATTAACTTGGCTGGATGAAAAAAATAATTCACGTATTTTTTCCGAAGATAAAGCAGAACGTCTACAAATTCAGTTGAAAAATAAGCCCGCAACTGTTGTCCAAGTTGATAAACAGCATAAGAAGAAGTTTGCGCCACAGCTTTATGACTTGACGGAATTACAGCGAGACGCAAACCGAATCTTTAATTTTTCCGGGAAACAAACGTTGTCGATTATGCAAAAGCTTTATGAACAGCATAAGGTTCTGACATATCCACGGACCGATTCACGAGTGATTTCATCTGATATTGTTCCTACATTAAAGGTTCGTGTAAAAGCTTGTGGCGTAGATGAATACGCAAAATCAGCTGCGAAAATTCTAAAGAAGGATTTGAAGCTCTCCAAGGCTGTCGTCGATAATGCGAAGGTATCGGATCACCACGCGATTATCCCAACGGAACAGCCGGTCTTATTAGCAGACCTGGATGATAGGGAAGTTAAAATTTATGATCTTGTTGTGAAACGTTTTCTTGCCGTGCTTTCAGATGCCTATGAATTTGAGCAAACAACCATTACAGCTGAAATTGATTCAGAACGATTTATTGCAAAAGGAAAAGTGATTAAAAAATTAGGCTGGAAAGAAATATACAGCAATCGCAAAGATGACGATGATCATCAAGATGACCAGCGTTTGCCGGCTGTGCATAAAGGTAATGAACTAACGAATATTCGTATTTCCCGGACCGAAGGAGAAACGAAGCCGCCCGAACGATTTACGGAAGGTTCCTTGTTGCAGGCGATGGAAAATCCGGTGCGTTACATGAGCTCGGATGAAAAGCATTTGGCAAAAACAATCAATCAAACAGGTGGCATTGGAACGGTGGCGACAAGGGCAGATATTATTGAAAAATTATTTAATAATATGTACATGGAACTGAAAGGAAAATATATTCATTTAACTCCAACTGGTCGTCAGCTGCTTGATCTTGTACCAGAGGATTTGCGTTCTCCGGCCTTGACAGCTGAATGGGAACAGAAGCTTGCCTTAATTGCAGAGGGTAAGCTTGCAAAGGAAAAGTTTATTTCTGAGATTAAAACCTATACAAAAGAAGCTGTTCAGGAGATCAAAAACAGTGGAGATACGTTTAAGCACGATAATATGACAGGAACGAAATGTCCAAGTTGTGGAAAACTTATGCTGGAAATTAAGAATAAACAAGGTCGCAAGCTTGTTTGCCAGGATCGTTCTTGTGGTCATAAGAAAAATATTGCCAAACAAACAAACGCACGCTGTCCAAACTGCCATAAGCGCATGGAGCTTCGAGGTGAAGGAGATGGGCAAATGTTTATGTGCAAATGTGGTCACAGAGAAAAGCTATCCACATTTAATGCGCGTAAACAAGAAGAGAAAAAGCATAAAGTATCGAAAAAGGATGTAAATAAGTATTTGAAAAAACAGGATGATGGCTTTAAGAACAATGCACTCGCTGATGCATTAGCGAAGATGAAGAAATAG
- a CDS encoding DUF2188 domain-containing protein: MKTYSVTPNVDASAWFVKLEDVAPEEVYDTKSEAIEVAEQLAHENTPSIVEIQDEYHNVLEEKKY, translated from the coding sequence TTGAAAACGTACAGTGTCACACCGAATGTTGATGCAAGTGCTTGGTTTGTTAAATTGGAGGACGTTGCACCAGAGGAAGTCTACGACACAAAGTCAGAAGCTATTGAGGTAGCAGAACAGCTGGCACATGAAAATACACCAAGCATTGTCGAAATACAAGATGAGTATCATAATGTTTTGGAGGAAAAGAAGTATTAA
- a CDS encoding aminotransferase class V-fold PLP-dependent enzyme, whose protein sequence is MVNLTKEGLFSNKLMEEIREKFAFIDSDPITKKKRLFFDNAGGSFRLKSAVEKFSEFDMFPDHPQREHEAARYLAEIEERGIEDIRIIFNGKTGSISPYLTASQAIFDITGVITENIDGTNIVTTELEHPSAFDSAKFYANKLGKELRTAKTNPITGGVDVEEITKLIDDNTCLLTVIYASNISGAILDIETIVREARKIKPNLYIIVDSVQHAPHGIIDMEKTPVDAMNFAPYKFFGIRGCGIAYLSERAAKLPHHSLNGKSEGDWQLGSPAPAHFAAISEIVNYVCWIGSQFSNEKDKRILYVEGMRRIALHERTLLEVLLNGTERVKGLRNIMGVTVHLDYEDLSKRDLIVAITIDNLDFKEAVRQYEKENVIVYERVASSIYSKRMLESFGMTGSIRISPLHCNSVEEVEELLEVTQKIAERSVAVSRSE, encoded by the coding sequence ATGGTTAATTTAACAAAGGAAGGACTATTCAGCAATAAATTAATGGAGGAAATCAGAGAGAAGTTTGCTTTTATTGATTCGGATCCGATCACCAAGAAAAAACGTTTATTTTTTGACAATGCTGGAGGATCTTTCAGATTAAAAAGTGCAGTGGAAAAGTTCTCGGAGTTCGATATGTTTCCTGATCATCCACAGCGTGAACATGAAGCAGCTAGATACCTGGCGGAAATTGAAGAAAGGGGAATCGAGGACATACGAATAATCTTTAATGGAAAAACTGGAAGTATTTCACCTTATCTTACTGCTTCCCAAGCCATTTTTGATATAACTGGTGTCATTACTGAAAATATTGATGGAACAAATATTGTGACTACTGAATTAGAACATCCTTCTGCATTTGATTCGGCAAAGTTTTATGCAAATAAGCTTGGAAAGGAATTACGCACAGCTAAGACAAACCCTATTACAGGTGGAGTTGATGTGGAAGAAATAACAAAACTCATTGACGATAATACTTGTCTATTGACTGTAATTTATGCATCGAACATTTCAGGTGCTATTTTAGACATTGAGACGATTGTGAGAGAGGCAAGAAAGATTAAACCAAATCTGTATATTATTGTCGATTCTGTACAGCATGCCCCACACGGAATTATTGATATGGAAAAAACTCCTGTGGATGCTATGAATTTTGCACCATATAAATTTTTTGGAATAAGGGGCTGCGGAATTGCCTATCTTTCCGAAAGAGCTGCGAAACTTCCTCATCACAGTTTAAATGGGAAAAGTGAAGGTGATTGGCAGCTTGGCAGCCCTGCACCAGCCCATTTTGCTGCAATAAGTGAAATTGTTAATTATGTCTGCTGGATCGGAAGTCAATTTTCCAATGAAAAAGATAAGAGAATTTTATATGTGGAAGGAATGAGACGGATTGCTCTCCATGAGAGAACACTTCTGGAAGTATTGCTTAATGGAACAGAAAGAGTGAAAGGATTAAGGAATATTATGGGAGTTACTGTCCATCTTGACTATGAAGATTTATCCAAAAGAGATTTGATTGTTGCTATAACTATCGATAATTTAGATTTTAAAGAAGCTGTTAGACAATATGAAAAAGAAAACGTGATTGTATATGAGCGAGTAGCATCCAGTATTTATTCGAAAAGGATGTTAGAGTCATTCGGAATGACTGGTTCAATAAGGATTTCTCCTTTACACTGCAACAGTGTGGAAGAGGTAGAAGAATTGTTGGAGGTAACACAAAAAATTGCTGAGAGAAGTGTTGCAGTTTCTCGTTCTGAATGA